In the Burkholderia glumae LMG 2196 = ATCC 33617 genome, one interval contains:
- a CDS encoding MFS transporter yields MSTLSRILALPPVARLILVFQLLINAGSFMVIPYLAVYVVKDIGLSVAFAGIVLTVKSACQRGLILYGGYLADRHGEFVAIVLGNLLRIASYLGLAMFTQDAGLLVSAALLGGSAALFIPASKSVLAKVVSDDQLHFAYATRNVFNNLGVAAGGILGGVLMRLSPTMIFLAAAAIQAMVLAFFVVAARGATRSRPEAARPRPAAPAYSFGAALREILRSRAFLAMSLVNVVFYAIYMQLELTLPLHANQQYGTAASGLIFTINAVVIIALQLPLTQWLARRLSEHAMLAAGFAIVAASFAGFAGLPGPLWFGLMIAVYTIGEMIIDPTIDAAANRSIPRAYAGTVFGMLGLTALLGSLLGGTLGGEYYARLASKSLYWGGYAALSLAACVVLGWAARRRHPAFSRQSDRAV; encoded by the coding sequence ATGTCCACGCTGTCTCGCATCCTCGCGCTGCCGCCCGTCGCCCGGCTGATCCTGGTATTCCAGCTGCTGATCAATGCCGGCAGCTTCATGGTGATCCCGTACCTGGCCGTCTACGTCGTCAAGGACATCGGCCTGAGCGTCGCGTTCGCCGGCATCGTGCTGACCGTGAAATCGGCCTGCCAGCGCGGGCTGATCCTCTACGGCGGCTATCTGGCCGACCGCCACGGCGAATTCGTCGCGATCGTGCTTGGCAACCTGCTGCGGATCGCGTCCTATCTCGGGCTCGCGATGTTCACGCAAGACGCCGGGCTACTGGTCAGCGCGGCGCTGCTGGGCGGCAGCGCCGCGCTCTTCATCCCGGCCTCGAAATCGGTGCTGGCCAAGGTCGTGAGCGACGACCAGCTCCACTTCGCCTACGCTACGCGCAACGTCTTCAACAATCTCGGCGTGGCCGCCGGCGGGATTCTTGGTGGCGTGCTGATGCGCCTCTCGCCGACGATGATCTTCCTCGCGGCGGCGGCGATCCAGGCGATGGTGCTGGCGTTCTTCGTCGTCGCGGCGCGCGGCGCGACGCGTTCGCGGCCGGAAGCGGCCCGACCGCGGCCGGCCGCGCCGGCGTATTCGTTCGGCGCGGCGCTGCGCGAGATCCTGCGCAGCCGCGCCTTTCTCGCGATGTCGCTGGTCAACGTAGTGTTCTACGCGATCTACATGCAACTGGAGCTGACGCTGCCGCTGCACGCGAACCAGCAGTACGGGACGGCCGCCTCGGGGCTGATCTTCACGATCAACGCGGTGGTCATCATCGCGCTGCAGTTGCCGCTCACCCAGTGGCTCGCGCGGCGCTTGTCCGAGCACGCCATGCTGGCGGCGGGCTTCGCGATCGTGGCCGCGAGCTTCGCCGGCTTCGCGGGCCTGCCCGGGCCGCTGTGGTTCGGCCTGATGATCGCCGTCTACACGATCGGCGAGATGATCATCGATCCGACCATCGACGCGGCGGCCAACCGCTCGATCCCGCGCGCCTACGCCGGCACCGTGTTTGGCATGCTCGGTCTGACCGCGCTGCTCGGCTCGCTGCTGGGTGGCACGCTCGGCGGCGAATACTACGCGCGGCTCGCGAGCAAGTCGCTCTACTGGGGCGGCTACGCGGCACTCTCGCTGGCCGCCTGCGTGGTGCTCGGCTGGGCCGCGCGGCGCCGGCATCCTGCCTTCTCGCGGCAGTCCGATCGCGCCGTCTGA
- a CDS encoding LysR family transcriptional regulator codes for MDTLQNMRVFARVVEAGSFTAAALSLNSTTGATSRAVTELEARLRTRLLNRSTRRLSLTPAGERYLLRCRQILADVGAAEEEASRAHERPSGVLRLHSFASIGQHYVMPALTRYRERHHGVSVELTLSQRMPDLFDGSSDMAVVTASSLPDSELVSHCLGETFSILCASPSYLRERGAPSSPSELVDHDCLMLQTPAFATHDWLLESRTGQVEQIRVRGPVQTNTAESLAIAIRDGIGIGMLPLYAAIGLLRDGSLMRVLPAHTLQRMRIYALYPSRRFVDAKVRTWVAFLRADLPDRIARDEAMLASLDARMRAALASTRRPGVADAADEVDESGAAAAH; via the coding sequence ATGGACACGTTGCAGAACATGCGGGTATTCGCCCGTGTGGTGGAAGCCGGCAGCTTCACGGCCGCCGCGCTGTCGCTGAACTCGACCACCGGCGCCACCTCGCGCGCCGTCACCGAACTCGAAGCGCGGTTGCGCACCCGGCTGCTGAACCGCTCGACGCGCCGGCTGTCGCTGACGCCTGCCGGCGAGCGCTACCTGCTGCGCTGTCGGCAGATCCTCGCCGACGTCGGCGCCGCGGAGGAAGAGGCGAGCCGCGCGCACGAGCGCCCGTCCGGCGTGTTGCGGCTGCACAGCTTCGCGAGCATCGGCCAGCATTACGTGATGCCGGCGCTGACCCGCTACCGCGAGCGGCACCACGGCGTGTCGGTCGAGCTGACGCTGTCGCAGCGCATGCCCGACCTGTTCGACGGCAGCAGCGACATGGCGGTGGTCACCGCCTCGTCGCTGCCCGACTCGGAACTCGTCTCGCATTGCCTCGGCGAAACCTTCAGCATCCTCTGCGCGTCGCCGTCCTACCTGCGCGAGCGCGGCGCGCCGTCCAGCCCGTCCGAGCTCGTCGATCACGACTGCCTGATGCTGCAGACGCCGGCCTTTGCGACCCACGACTGGCTGCTGGAGAGCCGCACCGGCCAGGTCGAGCAAATCCGCGTGCGCGGCCCGGTCCAGACCAACACCGCCGAGTCGCTGGCCATCGCGATCCGCGACGGGATCGGCATCGGCATGCTGCCGCTGTACGCCGCGATCGGACTGCTGCGCGACGGCTCGCTGATGCGCGTGCTGCCCGCCCATACGCTGCAGCGCATGCGCATCTACGCGCTGTATCCGTCGCGCCGCTTCGTCGATGCGAAAGTGCGCACCTGGGTGGCGTTCCTGCGCGCCGACCTGCCCGACCGGATCGCGCGCGACGAGGCGATGCTGGCCTCGCTCGACGCGCGGATGCGGGCCGCGCTGGCTTCGACGCGGCGCCCTGGTGTGGCCGATGCGGCCGACGAGGTTGACGAGTCCGGGGCCGCCGCCGCGCACTGA
- a CDS encoding GNAT family N-acetyltransferase — translation MIIKPGDFQHPQVKDLLRLHLQGMHANSPPDSVFALDLSGLKRPEIAFFTAWEDDTLLGCGALRELSPTRGEIKSMRTHPAHLRRGVASRLLTHLLDLARERGYTRVSLETGSGDAFEAAVTLYQRHGFIKGERFGDYTSTGFNRFFHLDLAAN, via the coding sequence ATGATCATCAAACCAGGCGACTTCCAACATCCGCAGGTCAAGGACCTTCTGCGTCTGCACCTGCAGGGCATGCATGCGAACTCTCCGCCGGACAGCGTATTTGCGCTCGACCTATCCGGCCTCAAGCGGCCGGAGATCGCGTTCTTCACCGCCTGGGAGGACGACACCTTGCTCGGCTGCGGCGCGCTGCGCGAACTCTCGCCCACCCGCGGTGAAATCAAGTCTATGCGCACCCATCCGGCGCACCTGCGCCGCGGTGTGGCCTCCCGACTGCTCACCCATCTACTCGACCTTGCACGCGAGCGCGGCTATACGCGTGTGAGCCTGGAAACCGGTTCAGGCGATGCGTTCGAGGCCGCCGTGACGTTGTACCAGCGCCACGGCTTCATCAAAGGCGAACGCTTCGGCGACTACACCTCCACGGGCTTCAACCGTTTTTTCCATCTCGATCTGGCCGCGAACTGA
- a CDS encoding IS5 family transposase (programmed frameshift), with product MARRKISNEFWVALEPLIPEFTPSPKGGRRRTVDDRAALNGILYVLQTGIPWEDLPQELGFGSGMTCWRRLRDWQAAGVWHRQHLAMLRRLREHDQIDWERASLGGASVSSPPEGQETGPNPTDRGKLGSKRHIVVDARGIPLAVTIMGANRHDSMAFESTLDAIPAVPGLNGPPRKRPSKLHADKGYDFGRCRRYPRQRGIKARIARRGIESSERLGRHRWVVERTHAWFAGFGKLRIRFERRLDIHTALLVLAAAVICSRFVDDLC from the exons ATGGCAAGACGCAAAATCAGCAATGAATTTTGGGTGGCACTGGAACCTCTGATTCCGGAATTCACCCCATCGCCCAAGGGCGGACGGCGGCGCACGGTCGATGACCGAGCTGCGCTCAACGGCATCCTGTATGTGCTGCAAACCGGCATCCCGTGGGAAGACCTCCCGCAAGAACTGGGCTTCGGCAGTGGCATGACGTGTTGGCGACGTCTGCGAGACTGGCAAGCGGCCGGTGTATGGCATCGGCAGCATCTGGCGATGCTGCGTCGGCTGCGTGAGCACGACCAGATCGATTGGGAACGCGCCAGCCTCGGTGGAGCCAGCGTCTCCAGCCC CCCGGAGGGCCAGGAAACCGGCCCCAACCCGACCGACCGCGGCAAGCTCGGATCGAAGCGACACATCGTCGTAGATGCACGCGGCATTCCTCTGGCCGTCACGATCATGGGAGCCAACCGCCACGATTCGATGGCATTCGAGTCGACGCTCGATGCCATTCCTGCGGTACCCGGGCTGAACGGTCCGCCACGCAAGCGCCCGAGCAAACTGCACGCTGACAAAGGGTATGACTTCGGGCGTTGCCGACGTTATCCGAGACAGCGCGGCATCAAGGCTCGTATTGCACGCCGCGGTATCGAAAGCAGCGAACGGCTGGGCAGGCATCGTTGGGTCGTCGAGCGTACGCATGCCTGGTTTGCCGGATTCGGCAAGCTTCGAATTCGCTTCGAACGACGCCTCGATATTCATACCGCTCTGCTTGTCCTGGCTGCCGCCGTCATCTGCTCCAGATTCGTGGATGACTTGTGTTAG
- a CDS encoding M48 family metallopeptidase, giving the protein MSASIHPFRNKREKPYQWAMIVIGVLLWIAIAQWLRSHWYQPKFGHVIRLYAGYAMVLAVGRWLAGGAYRATAFGNMVLVGPSQFPALHAMVVEASREIGLSEPPRTFIHNANGVFNAFARRLFGGRYVFLTAALVEANNDAQVRFVIGHELGHHAAGHLNPWLNALRLPAHLVPFLGKAYSRSREYTCDSIGAYLAKDAAASRGALQMLGCGCRRLNGSMNCEAFVAQEQQVPPIFGFLTEINRSHPRLTRRVAAIHRGTTHAGAAEAREPQLPTGSLA; this is encoded by the coding sequence ATGTCGGCTTCCATCCATCCGTTTCGCAACAAGCGCGAAAAACCGTATCAATGGGCGATGATCGTGATCGGCGTCCTGTTGTGGATCGCGATCGCTCAATGGCTCCGCTCGCACTGGTATCAGCCGAAGTTCGGGCACGTGATCCGGCTCTACGCAGGCTACGCGATGGTGCTAGCGGTCGGGCGCTGGCTGGCGGGCGGCGCCTATCGGGCGACGGCGTTCGGCAATATGGTGCTGGTCGGCCCGAGCCAGTTTCCGGCGCTGCATGCGATGGTGGTGGAGGCGTCGCGGGAAATCGGTCTGAGCGAGCCGCCGCGAACCTTCATCCACAACGCGAACGGCGTGTTCAACGCGTTCGCGCGGCGGCTGTTCGGCGGCCGCTACGTGTTCCTGACCGCCGCGCTGGTGGAAGCCAACAACGACGCGCAGGTGCGCTTCGTGATCGGCCACGAGCTCGGCCATCACGCGGCGGGCCACCTGAATCCGTGGCTCAACGCGCTCCGGCTGCCCGCCCATCTCGTCCCCTTCCTCGGCAAGGCCTATTCCCGCTCGCGCGAATACACGTGCGACAGCATCGGCGCCTACCTGGCGAAGGACGCGGCCGCCTCGCGCGGCGCGCTGCAGATGCTGGGCTGCGGATGCCGCCGCCTGAACGGCTCGATGAACTGCGAGGCCTTCGTGGCCCAGGAGCAGCAGGTGCCGCCGATCTTCGGCTTCCTCACCGAGATCAACCGCTCCCACCCGCGCCTGACGCGCCGCGTCGCCGCGATCCACCGCGGCACGACGCACGCCGGCGCGGCCGAGGCGCGCGAGCCGCAACTGCCGACCGGCAGCCTGGCCTGA
- the codA gene encoding cytosine deaminase produces MKIVNATLRRRSGLHTLEIDGALIARIDAQAGRVAPASPDDIDAGGRLVIAPLVEPHIHLDAVLTAGDPEWNRSGTLFEGIERWGQRKATITHADTKARAHAAIAMLRDHGIQHVRTHVDVTDPTLAALAAMLEVKDEARALIDLQIVAFPQEGIESFDGGRALMARAIEMGADVVGGIPHFENTREQGVSSVKFLMDLAERHGCLVDVHCDETDDPHSRFLEVLAEEARVRGIGSRVTASHTTAMGSYDNAYCSKLFRLLKRSGIHFVSCPTESIHLQGRFDTFPKRRGVTRVGELDRAGINVCFGQDSIQDPWYPLGNGNLLRVLDAGLHICHMMGYDDLQRCLDFVTDHSAAALSLGERYGLAAGRPANLVVLDASGDYDALRRQVKPLLSVRAGRVILRREPERISYPTLDAGHGSAPQSA; encoded by the coding sequence ATGAAGATCGTCAACGCGACGCTGCGCCGGCGCAGCGGACTGCATACCCTCGAGATCGACGGCGCGCTCATCGCCCGCATCGATGCGCAGGCCGGGCGCGTCGCGCCGGCCTCGCCCGACGACATCGATGCCGGCGGACGGCTCGTGATCGCGCCGCTGGTCGAGCCGCACATCCATCTCGACGCCGTGCTGACCGCCGGCGACCCGGAATGGAACCGCAGCGGCACGCTGTTCGAGGGCATCGAGCGCTGGGGCCAGCGCAAGGCCACCATCACGCATGCCGACACCAAGGCGCGCGCCCACGCGGCCATCGCGATGCTGCGCGACCACGGCATCCAGCATGTGCGCACGCATGTGGACGTGACCGACCCGACGCTGGCCGCGCTGGCCGCGATGCTGGAGGTGAAGGACGAGGCGCGCGCGCTGATCGACCTGCAGATCGTGGCGTTTCCCCAGGAGGGGATCGAATCGTTCGACGGCGGCCGCGCGCTGATGGCCCGCGCCATCGAAATGGGCGCCGACGTGGTGGGCGGGATTCCGCATTTCGAGAACACGCGCGAGCAGGGCGTGAGTTCGGTGAAATTCCTGATGGATCTGGCCGAGCGGCACGGCTGCCTGGTCGACGTCCATTGCGACGAGACCGACGATCCGCATTCGCGCTTCCTGGAGGTGCTGGCCGAGGAGGCGCGCGTGCGCGGCATCGGCTCGCGCGTGACGGCCAGCCATACCACCGCGATGGGGTCCTATGACAACGCCTATTGCTCGAAGCTGTTCCGGCTGCTCAAGCGCTCGGGCATCCACTTCGTCTCGTGTCCGACCGAGAGCATCCACCTGCAGGGCCGCTTCGACACCTTTCCGAAGCGGCGCGGCGTGACGCGGGTGGGCGAACTCGATCGCGCCGGCATCAATGTCTGCTTCGGACAGGATTCGATTCAGGACCCCTGGTATCCGCTCGGCAACGGCAACCTCCTGCGCGTGCTCGATGCGGGTCTGCACATCTGCCACATGATGGGCTACGACGACCTGCAGCGCTGCCTCGACTTCGTTACCGACCACAGCGCCGCCGCGCTCTCGCTCGGCGAGCGTTACGGGCTCGCGGCGGGGCGGCCCGCGAACCTGGTGGTGCTCGACGCGAGCGGCGACTACGACGCGCTGCGCCGGCAGGTGAAACCGCTCCTGTCGGTGCGCGCCGGGCGCGTGATCCTGCGTCGCGAGCCCGAGCGAATCAGCTATCCGACGCTCGACGCCGGGCATGGATCGGCCCCGCAGTCTGCCTGA
- a CDS encoding carboxymuconolactone decarboxylase family protein → MIDRSAWSERYKLGLAAIKTLEPDNGDLVLNKLREVSPRYHDINVESYGDYFGDERLSIKLRTLITLTTLAAINAYPGLIQFHAKAALEVGWTPDEIFAALEQNSLFAGYPYAISSIYTVRELFIQLGVLATEPRAE, encoded by the coding sequence ATGATCGACAGATCAGCGTGGAGTGAGCGGTACAAGTTGGGGTTGGCTGCCATCAAGACCCTGGAGCCCGACAATGGCGATCTCGTGCTGAACAAGCTGCGCGAGGTGTCGCCGCGTTATCACGACATCAACGTCGAGTCCTACGGCGACTACTTCGGCGACGAGCGGCTGTCGATCAAGCTGCGCACGCTGATCACGTTGACCACGCTGGCGGCGATCAACGCGTATCCGGGGCTGATCCAGTTCCACGCGAAGGCCGCGCTCGAGGTGGGTTGGACGCCCGACGAGATCTTCGCAGCGCTCGAACAGAATTCACTGTTCGCCGGCTACCCCTACGCGATCAGTTCCATCTACACGGTACGTGAGCTGTTCATCCAGCTCGGCGTGCTCGCCACCGAGCCGCGCGCGGAATGA
- a CDS encoding chloride channel protein, whose protein sequence is MTAPFAASAPAAAVRDGGAAADTGAAAIRPLVRFVIVTLLTGVGAGLGGMLLAQLLHAIQHLAYGYSLAHVISGETFLDGVSHAAPPRRVAVLAACGLVAGFGWWAVYRYGKPLVSIKRAVQAADPRMPVASTLAHALLQIVTVALGSPLGREVAPREIGALWAGWIAHRVGLPAADQRLMVACGAGAGLAAVYNVPLGGAVFVLEVLLGTFGWRAAAPALVTSSIAAVVAWIGLGNEHQYTLAPLAIDASLVVWAAVCGPLFGLAAYGFTRLTSAARVRAPRDWRLPVLAVLNFTIIGGLSIALPALLGNGKGTASLGFDGALTVGMAAVLLVLKVAIEWGSLRAGAEGGLLTPGLANGALLAIVLGGAWQLVWPGAAPGAFAVVGAAAFLAASMQMPLTAIVLIAEFTRIGHDFLIPMLLAVGGSIAAYRLVSRRASR, encoded by the coding sequence CTGACCGCGCCGTTCGCGGCATCGGCGCCAGCGGCTGCCGTGCGCGACGGGGGCGCTGCCGCGGACACCGGCGCCGCCGCGATTCGTCCGCTCGTGCGTTTCGTGATCGTGACGCTGCTGACGGGCGTGGGCGCCGGGCTCGGCGGCATGCTGCTGGCGCAGTTGCTGCACGCGATCCAGCACCTCGCCTATGGCTACAGCCTGGCGCACGTGATCAGCGGCGAAACCTTTCTCGACGGCGTCTCGCATGCGGCGCCGCCGCGCCGCGTGGCGGTGCTGGCGGCCTGCGGCCTGGTGGCCGGATTCGGCTGGTGGGCCGTGTATCGCTACGGCAAGCCGCTCGTCAGCATCAAGCGTGCCGTGCAGGCCGCCGACCCGCGCATGCCGGTGGCGAGCACGCTGGCGCATGCGCTGCTGCAGATCGTGACGGTGGCGCTGGGCTCGCCGCTCGGCCGCGAGGTGGCGCCGCGCGAGATCGGCGCGCTGTGGGCCGGCTGGATCGCGCATCGCGTCGGGCTGCCGGCCGCGGACCAGCGGCTGATGGTGGCCTGCGGGGCCGGCGCGGGGCTCGCCGCGGTCTACAACGTACCGCTCGGCGGTGCCGTGTTCGTGCTCGAGGTGCTGCTCGGCACGTTCGGCTGGCGCGCCGCGGCGCCGGCGCTGGTGACGTCGTCGATCGCCGCCGTGGTGGCCTGGATCGGGCTCGGCAACGAGCACCAGTACACGCTCGCGCCGCTTGCGATCGATGCCTCGCTGGTGGTGTGGGCCGCCGTCTGCGGGCCGCTGTTCGGTCTCGCGGCCTACGGCTTCACACGCCTTACCAGCGCCGCGCGCGTGCGCGCGCCGAGGGACTGGCGGCTGCCGGTGCTGGCGGTGCTGAACTTCACCATCATCGGCGGCCTGTCGATCGCGCTGCCGGCGCTGCTCGGCAACGGCAAGGGAACGGCCTCGCTCGGCTTCGACGGCGCGCTCACGGTGGGCATGGCCGCCGTGCTGCTGGTGTTGAAGGTGGCCATCGAGTGGGGCAGCCTGCGGGCCGGCGCCGAGGGCGGACTGCTGACGCCGGGCCTGGCCAACGGCGCGCTGCTGGCGATCGTGCTCGGCGGCGCGTGGCAGTTGGTCTGGCCGGGGGCGGCGCCCGGCGCGTTCGCCGTCGTCGGCGCGGCGGCGTTCCTCGCCGCGTCGATGCAGATGCCGCTGACGGCGATCGTGCTGATCGCCGAGTTCACGCGCATCGGCCACGACTTCCTGATCCCGATGCTGCTCGCGGTGGGCGGATCGATCGCCGCATACCGGCTGGTATCGCGGCGCGCGAGCCGCTGA
- a CDS encoding carbamoyltransferase, with amino-acid sequence MNIVGISAHYHDAACCLLVNGKLVAAAEEERFTRLKHDPSIPRHALRHCLNAAGLDIVDIDCIAYYENPHRKLERQLAMSLPHLHARPNLSFRRQVDPAIVMRDIRDVLGYEGRVECFEHHRSHAASSYYYAGFDDAAVLTVDGVGEWNTMSFAHGRGSRLDLLGHVDFPHSIGLLYSTITAYLGFEVNEGEYKVMGLAPYGKPTLVEPMRQLVKRSEGGSFELDLQYFAFIGEDVMYSPALEALFDHPARQRGAALDGFHYDVARSLQLVLEELLLEKVRYLHMLVPSENLCMAGGVALNCVANGRIHREGPFRNLFVQPASNDSGCAFGAAALGHVLLTGEAPGLGELRHVYLGSANAGTEVSRLLENSPASWQSFAGDEAALVDAVAERLSAGKVIGWVQGAMEFGPRALGARSILADPRVPDMRERINRAVKKREGFRPFAPSVLKAHASSHFDLAYPSPFMLETCQTRSPLELPSITHVDGSARVQTVDEAVSPRYARLIEAFHHRTGCPLLLNTSFNLKDEPIVRTFEDALICFLRSAIDCLVVEDALIDRDDVPETWLKRFGDTAPLVSSGIAHNVYSFI; translated from the coding sequence ATGAACATTGTCGGCATATCGGCTCACTATCACGACGCGGCCTGCTGTCTGCTCGTCAACGGCAAGCTCGTCGCCGCAGCCGAGGAAGAGCGCTTCACGCGACTCAAGCACGATCCGTCGATCCCGCGGCACGCGCTGCGCCACTGCCTCAATGCCGCCGGCCTCGACATCGTCGACATCGATTGCATCGCCTATTACGAGAACCCGCACCGCAAGCTCGAACGGCAGCTGGCAATGAGCCTGCCGCATCTGCACGCGCGGCCGAACCTGTCGTTTCGCCGTCAGGTCGATCCTGCCATCGTGATGCGCGACATTCGCGACGTGCTCGGCTACGAGGGCCGCGTCGAGTGCTTCGAGCACCACCGCTCGCACGCGGCCAGCAGTTATTACTACGCCGGCTTCGACGACGCGGCGGTGCTGACCGTCGACGGCGTCGGCGAGTGGAACACGATGTCGTTCGCGCACGGTCGAGGCAGCCGCCTCGACCTGCTGGGACACGTCGATTTTCCGCATTCGATCGGCCTGCTCTACAGTACCATCACCGCCTATCTCGGCTTCGAGGTCAACGAGGGCGAATACAAGGTGATGGGGCTCGCTCCCTACGGCAAGCCGACGCTGGTCGAACCGATGCGGCAGTTGGTCAAGCGCAGCGAGGGCGGTAGCTTCGAGCTCGACCTGCAATATTTCGCCTTCATTGGCGAGGACGTGATGTACAGCCCCGCGCTGGAGGCGCTGTTCGACCACCCGGCGCGCCAGCGCGGGGCGGCGCTCGACGGGTTCCACTACGACGTGGCGCGCAGCCTGCAGTTGGTGCTGGAGGAACTGCTGCTCGAGAAGGTCCGCTACCTGCACATGCTGGTGCCGTCCGAGAACCTCTGCATGGCGGGCGGCGTGGCGCTCAACTGCGTCGCCAACGGGCGAATCCACCGCGAGGGGCCGTTCCGCAACCTGTTCGTGCAGCCGGCCTCCAACGATTCTGGCTGCGCATTCGGCGCGGCCGCGCTCGGGCACGTTCTGCTGACGGGCGAGGCGCCGGGCCTGGGAGAGCTGCGCCACGTCTATCTCGGCAGCGCCAACGCGGGCACTGAGGTGAGCCGTCTGCTGGAAAACTCGCCGGCAAGCTGGCAGTCGTTCGCGGGTGACGAGGCCGCGCTGGTCGATGCCGTCGCCGAACGGCTCTCCGCGGGCAAGGTAATCGGGTGGGTGCAGGGCGCAATGGAGTTCGGCCCGCGCGCGCTCGGTGCGCGCTCGATCCTCGCCGATCCGCGCGTGCCCGACATGCGCGAGCGAATCAACCGTGCCGTCAAGAAGCGCGAGGGCTTCCGCCCGTTCGCGCCGTCGGTGCTGAAGGCGCACGCGTCGAGCCACTTCGATCTGGCCTATCCGTCGCCGTTCATGTTGGAGACCTGCCAGACGCGTTCGCCGCTCGAGCTGCCCTCGATCACGCACGTGGACGGCTCGGCACGCGTGCAGACCGTGGACGAGGCGGTCAGCCCGCGCTACGCGCGGCTGATCGAGGCGTTCCACCATCGCACGGGCTGCCCGTTGCTGCTCAACACCTCGTTCAACCTGAAGGACGAGCCGATCGTGCGCACCTTCGAGGACGCGCTGATCTGCTTCCTGCGCTCGGCGATCGACTGCCTGGTAGTAGAAGATGCGCTGATCGATCGCGACGACGTGCCCGAAACCTGGTTGAAGCGGTTCGGCGACACCGCCCCGCTGGTCTCGTCGGGCATTGCCCACAACGTCTACAGTTTCATCTAG
- a CDS encoding DUF4148 domain-containing protein: MNAKSLVVSTTVALLIAVPALSRAQAAKHGLTRAQVVQDLVDLESVGYQPSHGNDASYPNDILAAEQRLAARKRAADEAGRNAYGQNAAAGAAAGKRAP; encoded by the coding sequence ATGAATGCCAAATCGCTCGTCGTTTCGACCACCGTCGCGCTGCTGATCGCCGTGCCGGCCCTGTCCCGTGCCCAGGCTGCCAAGCACGGCCTGACCCGCGCGCAGGTCGTGCAGGATCTGGTCGATCTCGAATCGGTGGGCTACCAGCCTTCGCACGGCAACGACGCGTCCTATCCGAACGACATCCTCGCGGCCGAGCAACGGCTGGCGGCCAGGAAGCGGGCCGCCGACGAGGCGGGGCGCAACGCCTACGGCCAGAACGCCGCGGCCGGTGCCGCAGCCGGCAAGCGCGCGCCGTGA